One part of the Gossypium raimondii isolate GPD5lz chromosome 1, ASM2569854v1, whole genome shotgun sequence genome encodes these proteins:
- the LOC105785983 gene encoding lysM domain-containing GPI-anchored protein 2 has protein sequence MRKRNMGFSKLFVIILGLLLALTLDHCTAQEFRCSSPSSCRALVGYITVNNTNLGAIQSLFNVSSFQSLLGANDLPLSTPRNRTIAARQLIRVPINCACYNGTGTSSGGPTYTIQPGDGLYHIAAEVFSQLVLFPQIAAANNISNPDLIAAGDTLQIPLPCSCDDIDGQKVVHYAHVVEPNSTLPEIAQEFGTNEATLARINGITAQNQLKAEQPIDVPLKACNSSVRSDSLDFPLLAANGTYVFTANGCVRCTCEAANNWTLQCEPSQNRPSRWERCPSMQCEDSQGLSLGNVTTSGCSRTTCSYAGFNNSTIFTTLVQDSSCTTSTPSNDVSRINLKWDIVIISVLLSLHLVMLETI, from the exons ATGCGAAAAAGAAACATGGGGTTCTCTAAACTGTTTGTTATAATTCTTGGGTTGCTCTTAGCTCTCACCCTGGATCACTGCACTGCTCAAGAATTCAGATGTAGCTCCCCGAGTTCATGCCGTGCACTTGTCGGGTACATCACCGTCAACAACACCAACCTTGGCGCTATCCAATCGCTTTTCAACGTCTCGAGCTTCCAGAGTCTCCTCGGAGCCAACGACTTGCCTCTTTCCACTCCGCGCAACCGCACCATAGCTGCACGACAACTCATCAGAGTCCCCATCAATTGTGCTTGTTACAACGGAACCGGGACTTCCAGCGGCGGTCCCACATACACGATTCAACCAGGGGACGGGCTTTACCACATAGCGGCCGAGGTGTTCTCGCAATTAGTGCTGTTCCCACAAATTGCAGCTGCCAACAACATTTCGAATCCAGATTTGATAGCTGCTGGGGACACTCTGCAAATCCCGTTGCCGTGTAGCTGCGATGACATTGACGGTCAGAAAGTGGTGCATTACGCACACGTGGTGGAACCTAACAGTACTTTGCCAGAGATTGCTCAGGAGTTTGGAACCAATGAGGCAACTTTAGCTCGGATTAATGGTATCACCGCCCAGAATCAGTTAAAAGCTGAGCAACCCATTGATGTTCCTCTTAAAG CCTGTAACTCATCAGTAAGAAGTGACTCATTGGACTTTCCTCTACTTGCTGCTAATGGCACATACGTCTTCACTGCAAACGGCTGTGTGAGATGCACCTGCGAAGCTGCTAACAACTGGAC ATTACAATGTGAACCTTCCCAGAACAGACCATCGAGATGGGAAAGATGCCCATCAATGCAATGTGAAGATTCTCAAGGTTTATCGCTTGGCAATGTCACCACCTCGGGTTGCAGTAGAACCACATGTTCCTATGCTGGCTTTAACAACTCAACCATCTTCACTACCCTGGTCCAGGACTCATCTTGTACAACATCGACTCCAAGCAATGATGTGTCAAGAATCAATTTGAAATGGGACATTGTTATCATATCGGTCTTGCTTAGTCTCCATCTAGTAATGCTTGAAACAATCTAG
- the LOC105785984 gene encoding probable flavin-containing monooxygenase 1 isoform X2, which yields MERKVGIVGAGVSGLLACKYILSKGFHPIVFESQSSIGGVWTKALETTKLQTPKPFYQFSDFAWPSFVTEYFPDKHVVLDYVEAYAKHFHLLNHIKFNTKVAGILYEGPRDEEIQSWSLWGGTGEPFSSRGKWKLIVEDLNTLSTEIYQVDFVIFCVGRFSGLPNIPEFPPNKGPEAFHGKVIHSMDYAAMDDEKAAEFIKGKRVIVVGFQKSALDIAMECCSANGVENPCTVLYRTAHWHLPDYLPWGFSLAYMYLNRFSELMVHKPSEGFLLGLLATILTPLRWAYSKFVESDIKRKLHLAKHGMVPTHSFLHEISSCLTSTVPEKFYDKVEDGEIKLKKAPSFSFCDNGVMVEDETVPIDADVVILATGFKGGKKLKDMFVSQTFQNFIVGSPDAATPLYRECIQPRIPQLAVIGYSESIANLYTSEIRCRWLAELLDGTFKLPSIEEMEKDVRKWDEYLKQYSGGYYRRKCIGALHVWYNDQLCKDMGWNPRRKKGLFAEFFEPYGPLDYVPS from the exons ATGGAGAGGAAGGTAGGTATCGTTGGAGCAGGTGTAAGTGGCCTCCTTGCTTGTAAATACATCTTATCTAAAGGTTTCCATCCAATTGTTTTTGAATCCCAAAGCTCGATTGGAGGGGTTTGGACCAAAGCGCTTGAGACTACAAAGCTCCAAACTCCCAAGCCATTTTATCAGTTCTCTGATTTTGCTTGGCCATCATTTGTCACTGAATACTTTCCCGACAAACACGTGGTATTGGATTATGTTGAGGCCTATGCAAAGCACTTCCACTTGCTTAACCACATCAAATTCAACACCAAAGTTGCTGGTATTTTGTATGAAGGTCCCCGGGATGAAGAGATCCAGTCTTGGAGTTTATGGGGTGGCACTGGCGAGCCTTTCAGCTCCAGAGGCAAGTGGAAGCTCATTGTGGAAGACTTGAATACTCTTTCAACTGAG ATCTACCAAGTGGACTTTGTAATCTTTTGTGTGGGACGGTTCAGTGGTCTGCCAAACATACCAGAATTCCCCCCAAATAAGGGTCCGGAAGCATTTCATGGTAAGGTCATACATTCTATGGACTATGCAGCCATGGATGATGAAAAGGCTGCTGAATTCATCAAAGGCAAAAGAGTCATTGTTGTTGGGTTCCAGAAATCTGCTTTGGACATTGCAATGGAGTGCTGTTCAGCAAATG GGGTAGAAAACCCATGTACAGTTTTATACAGGACAGCACACTGGCATCTCCCTGATTATCTTCCCTGGGGGTTTTCACTGGCATATATGTATCTTAATCGGTTCTCAGAGCTTATGGTTCATAAGCCTAGTGAAGGGTTTCTCCTCGGTCTCTTGGCCACTATTCTTACACCACTG AGATGGGCATATTCGAAATTTGTTGAAAGTGATATAAAAAGGAAGCTTCATTTGGCAAAGCATGGCATGGTCCCAACACATAGCTTCCTCCATGAAATCAGTTCTTGCTTGACCTCAACAGTCCCAGAAAAATTCTATGACAAAGTTGAAGATggagaaattaaattgaaaaaggccCCAAGTTTTAGTTTCTGTGACAATGGCGTTATGGTGGAAGATGAGACAGTACCTATAGATGCAGACGTGGTGATTTTGGCCACAGGATTCAAGGGAGGAAAAAAGCTCAAAGACATGTTCGTGTCCCAAACCTTTCAAAACTTCATAGTTGGATCCCCTGATGCTGCAACCCCACTCTACAG GGAATGCATTCAGCCAAGGATACCTCAACTAGCTGTAATAGGATACTCTGAAAGTATTGCAAATTTGTATACCTCAGAGATAAGATGCCGATGGCTAGCTGAACTTCTTGACGGCACATTCAAGCTACCAAGCATAGAAGAGATGGAAAAGGATGTGAGAAAATGGGATGAATACTTGAAACAATACTCGGGTGGATACTATCGAAGAAAGTGTATCGGTGCACTCCATGTATGGTACAATGATCAACTGTGCAAAGATATGGGGTGGAACCCTAGGCGGAAAAAGGGACTGTTTGCTGAATTCTTTGAACCTTATGGTCCCTTGGATTATGTCCCTTCTTGA
- the LOC105785984 gene encoding probable flavin-containing monooxygenase 1 isoform X1 produces the protein MERKVGIVGAGVSGLLACKYILSKGFHPIVFESQSSIGGVWTKALETTKLQTPKPFYQFSDFAWPSFVTEYFPDKHVVLDYVEAYAKHFHLLNHIKFNTKVAGILYEGPRDEEIQSWSLWGGTGEPFSSRGKWKLIVEDLNTLSTEIYQVDFVIFCVGRFSGLPNIPEFPPNKGPEAFHGKVIHSMDYAAMDDEKAAEFIKGKRVIVVGFQKSALDIAMECCSANGKYNLFKRTLRIHPYLFLLSIWFAGVENPCTVLYRTAHWHLPDYLPWGFSLAYMYLNRFSELMVHKPSEGFLLGLLATILTPLRWAYSKFVESDIKRKLHLAKHGMVPTHSFLHEISSCLTSTVPEKFYDKVEDGEIKLKKAPSFSFCDNGVMVEDETVPIDADVVILATGFKGGKKLKDMFVSQTFQNFIVGSPDAATPLYRECIQPRIPQLAVIGYSESIANLYTSEIRCRWLAELLDGTFKLPSIEEMEKDVRKWDEYLKQYSGGYYRRKCIGALHVWYNDQLCKDMGWNPRRKKGLFAEFFEPYGPLDYVPS, from the exons ATGGAGAGGAAGGTAGGTATCGTTGGAGCAGGTGTAAGTGGCCTCCTTGCTTGTAAATACATCTTATCTAAAGGTTTCCATCCAATTGTTTTTGAATCCCAAAGCTCGATTGGAGGGGTTTGGACCAAAGCGCTTGAGACTACAAAGCTCCAAACTCCCAAGCCATTTTATCAGTTCTCTGATTTTGCTTGGCCATCATTTGTCACTGAATACTTTCCCGACAAACACGTGGTATTGGATTATGTTGAGGCCTATGCAAAGCACTTCCACTTGCTTAACCACATCAAATTCAACACCAAAGTTGCTGGTATTTTGTATGAAGGTCCCCGGGATGAAGAGATCCAGTCTTGGAGTTTATGGGGTGGCACTGGCGAGCCTTTCAGCTCCAGAGGCAAGTGGAAGCTCATTGTGGAAGACTTGAATACTCTTTCAACTGAG ATCTACCAAGTGGACTTTGTAATCTTTTGTGTGGGACGGTTCAGTGGTCTGCCAAACATACCAGAATTCCCCCCAAATAAGGGTCCGGAAGCATTTCATGGTAAGGTCATACATTCTATGGACTATGCAGCCATGGATGATGAAAAGGCTGCTGAATTCATCAAAGGCAAAAGAGTCATTGTTGTTGGGTTCCAGAAATCTGCTTTGGACATTGCAATGGAGTGCTGTTCAGCAAATGGTAAATACAATCTATTTAAACGAACTCTTAGAATTCATCcatatttgtttcttctttcaatTTGGTTTGCAGGGGTAGAAAACCCATGTACAGTTTTATACAGGACAGCACACTGGCATCTCCCTGATTATCTTCCCTGGGGGTTTTCACTGGCATATATGTATCTTAATCGGTTCTCAGAGCTTATGGTTCATAAGCCTAGTGAAGGGTTTCTCCTCGGTCTCTTGGCCACTATTCTTACACCACTG AGATGGGCATATTCGAAATTTGTTGAAAGTGATATAAAAAGGAAGCTTCATTTGGCAAAGCATGGCATGGTCCCAACACATAGCTTCCTCCATGAAATCAGTTCTTGCTTGACCTCAACAGTCCCAGAAAAATTCTATGACAAAGTTGAAGATggagaaattaaattgaaaaaggccCCAAGTTTTAGTTTCTGTGACAATGGCGTTATGGTGGAAGATGAGACAGTACCTATAGATGCAGACGTGGTGATTTTGGCCACAGGATTCAAGGGAGGAAAAAAGCTCAAAGACATGTTCGTGTCCCAAACCTTTCAAAACTTCATAGTTGGATCCCCTGATGCTGCAACCCCACTCTACAG GGAATGCATTCAGCCAAGGATACCTCAACTAGCTGTAATAGGATACTCTGAAAGTATTGCAAATTTGTATACCTCAGAGATAAGATGCCGATGGCTAGCTGAACTTCTTGACGGCACATTCAAGCTACCAAGCATAGAAGAGATGGAAAAGGATGTGAGAAAATGGGATGAATACTTGAAACAATACTCGGGTGGATACTATCGAAGAAAGTGTATCGGTGCACTCCATGTATGGTACAATGATCAACTGTGCAAAGATATGGGGTGGAACCCTAGGCGGAAAAAGGGACTGTTTGCTGAATTCTTTGAACCTTATGGTCCCTTGGATTATGTCCCTTCTTGA